One region of Gemmatimonadales bacterium genomic DNA includes:
- a CDS encoding alpha/beta hydrolase yields the protein MPTCHRSDRIRRVSVASLALFIFSLSYADLIPIGSAQVASPRPDWQIPRDSFVTVRGHRVQYVERGSGPTLLLLHGFSGSAAFEWGRVIADLAQTHRVVAPQLPGFAPSDVPEMRYDENAFVEHLAELIHALRLDRVVLIGESFGGWVAANYAIRAAEVGSAVPSVDGLVLVGAAIGLRHLDPGARGFADTVALAEARAFAATQPRRDHEATRQRIIQDSGFLRGLPSDEQLARIKVPTLLIWGEQDDLVPLAIGQHLARTIPGAQLATIPDAGHIPAVERPAEFMALVRGFR from the coding sequence ATGCCGACGTGCCACCGGTCCGATAGGATCCGTCGAGTCTCGGTCGCATCCCTCGCCCTGTTCATTTTTTCTCTCTCATACGCTGACCTGATTCCGATCGGGTCTGCTCAGGTTGCCTCCCCGCGTCCCGACTGGCAGATACCGCGTGACAGCTTCGTCACGGTGCGCGGCCACCGGGTGCAGTATGTCGAACGCGGCTCGGGCCCGACCTTGCTCCTGCTCCACGGCTTCAGCGGCTCGGCGGCCTTCGAGTGGGGCCGAGTCATTGCCGACCTTGCCCAGACCCACCGCGTTGTCGCTCCGCAGTTGCCTGGATTTGCGCCGTCGGACGTGCCTGAGATGCGCTATGACGAGAACGCCTTCGTGGAGCATCTTGCCGAGCTGATACACGCCCTCCGTCTGGATCGCGTGGTGCTCATCGGCGAGTCGTTCGGCGGCTGGGTCGCAGCCAACTACGCGATTCGGGCGGCGGAAGTCGGTTCGGCGGTGCCCTCGGTCGATGGCCTGGTGCTGGTGGGCGCAGCAATCGGGCTGCGCCATCTGGACCCGGGAGCCCGAGGTTTTGCCGACACGGTCGCGCTGGCAGAGGCCCGCGCTTTCGCGGCAACACAACCGCGCCGAGACCATGAGGCAACTCGACAGCGAATCATTCAGGACAGCGGCTTCCTCCGAGGCTTGCCGTCCGACGAGCAGCTCGCCCGGATCAAGGTGCCTACTCTGCTGATCTGGGGCGAGCAGGACGATCTCGTTCCGCTTGCCATCGGACAGCACCTGGCGCGGACAATTCCGGGAGCGCAGCTGGCAACCATTCCCGACGCCGGCCACATCCCGGCAGTCGAGCGCCCGGCGGAGTTCATGGCCCTGGTGCGAGGTTTCCGATAG
- a CDS encoding DUF2961 domain-containing protein has translation MTSTIPVMTRILSFLAVAVVTMPLAAQTQMADLPGVGLRAYARLDELAFTRPIVGYGAVTSRDPSGKNDDGFSGAHSFLRKEGSGLVIADLVGPGVVTRIWTPTPTDDPIEFYFDGESTPRLRLPMRQLFLDGPEPFRPPLVGFGAGGYFSYVPLSYARSLKVVVQGPRVQFYQINYAKLADTVGVSSYSPGRLPDVAAAARLLGSVGQNLSGFTAPPGSSVSRQVASGRLDPGQRKVLFETRRGGRLVGLRIGPASTLMDEGRSTRLRIFWDGSPDPAVDAPVLDLFGGAWGRPAMAGLLGGAIRDTAYLWFPMPYDRSARVELLQAADGPAVDVHAEIFEANLPRRAGEGRFYAVWRRENPTTLGQPFTFLRTGGSGHVVGFVLQAQGLGTDGTLFFEGDDRVVVDGDTLIAGTGSEDAFNGGWYDVPGRWDGRRSLPLSGSLGYSNPLTRTGGYRFLLADAYPWLRSIDFTIEHGEDTDNLIPTDHASVTYFYAEAPPDWRSTEFTEATRRPVRPDRIVLNVGWSSPIIFFSSRFATLSKGPEPGVGRHLSFVGDSIPELGRHVLSFSAPIPTAGRYRVSLTPVLGPAQGTVQLLLDDQPIGRPLDTRSDTRKAGEPTPLGELVLEAGEAAIHLRIRPSIPGSQRAALDVIRIVLERIGPAE, from the coding sequence GTGACCTCGACCATTCCTGTCATGACTCGGATCCTGTCCTTCTTGGCGGTTGCCGTTGTTACGATGCCGCTCGCTGCTCAGACGCAGATGGCCGATCTCCCCGGAGTCGGCCTGCGGGCCTATGCCCGCCTCGACGAGTTGGCATTTACGCGCCCGATTGTCGGATATGGCGCCGTCACCAGCCGGGATCCGTCCGGGAAGAACGACGACGGGTTCAGCGGTGCGCACTCGTTTCTTCGGAAAGAAGGCAGCGGCCTCGTGATCGCGGATCTCGTGGGGCCGGGAGTCGTGACCCGTATCTGGACTCCCACGCCGACCGATGATCCGATCGAGTTCTACTTCGACGGTGAGAGCACACCGCGACTGCGTCTCCCGATGCGCCAGCTGTTTCTCGACGGACCAGAGCCGTTCCGGCCACCGCTGGTCGGCTTCGGCGCGGGTGGGTATTTCAGCTACGTGCCGCTGTCGTACGCCCGCTCGCTGAAAGTGGTGGTGCAGGGACCTCGGGTGCAGTTCTACCAGATCAACTATGCCAAGCTGGCCGATACGGTCGGCGTCAGCAGCTATTCGCCGGGCCGACTTCCCGACGTAGCGGCGGCAGCACGCTTGCTCGGGTCGGTTGGTCAGAACCTCTCGGGCTTTACGGCGCCGCCGGGCAGTTCGGTGTCGCGCCAGGTTGCGTCAGGGAGGCTCGACCCGGGACAGCGCAAGGTGCTGTTCGAGACTCGGCGCGGAGGTCGTCTGGTGGGTTTGCGCATCGGGCCTGCCTCGACCCTGATGGACGAGGGTCGCTCAACTCGGCTGCGAATCTTCTGGGATGGGTCGCCCGACCCCGCCGTCGATGCGCCGGTGCTGGACCTCTTCGGCGGCGCGTGGGGTCGGCCCGCTATGGCAGGGCTGCTGGGCGGCGCCATTCGAGACACAGCCTATCTCTGGTTTCCGATGCCGTACGACCGATCGGCCAGGGTCGAGCTGCTGCAAGCTGCGGATGGGCCTGCCGTCGACGTGCATGCAGAGATCTTCGAGGCCAACCTGCCGCGTCGTGCCGGCGAAGGGCGGTTCTACGCCGTATGGCGCCGCGAGAACCCGACGACCCTCGGGCAACCATTCACCTTTCTGCGGACCGGCGGGTCCGGACACGTCGTGGGATTCGTACTGCAGGCTCAGGGGCTCGGAACCGACGGCACCCTGTTCTTCGAGGGCGACGACCGCGTCGTGGTCGACGGGGACACACTGATTGCCGGAACCGGATCCGAGGATGCCTTCAACGGGGGCTGGTACGATGTGCCGGGGCGCTGGGACGGGCGCCGGTCGCTGCCGTTGTCCGGCTCGCTCGGCTACTCGAATCCGCTGACGAGGACGGGCGGGTACCGGTTCCTGCTTGCTGACGCCTATCCCTGGCTGCGCAGCATCGATTTCACGATCGAGCACGGCGAGGACACCGACAACCTGATCCCGACGGACCACGCCTCCGTCACATACTTCTATGCCGAGGCGCCCCCTGACTGGAGATCGACGGAGTTTACCGAGGCGACCCGACGGCCGGTGCGTCCGGATCGGATCGTGCTCAACGTGGGGTGGTCGTCGCCGATCATTTTCTTCTCGTCGCGGTTTGCGACGCTCAGCAAGGGCCCGGAGCCTGGTGTGGGTCGGCACCTGTCCTTCGTGGGAGACAGCATACCCGAGTTGGGGCGCCACGTCCTGAGCTTCTCGGCCCCGATTCCGACCGCCGGCCGGTATCGTGTCTCGTTGACCCCTGTGCTCGGCCCCGCCCAGGGTACGGTCCAGCTGCTGCTCGATGATCAGCCGATCGGTCGTCCGCTCGATACTCGATCGGACACCAGGAAAGCGGGCGAGCCCACCCCGCTTGGCGAGCTGGTCCTGGAGGCCGGCGAGGCGGCCATTCACCTCCGGATCAGGCCCTCGATTCCCGGATCGCAGCGTGCAGCACTCGACGTGATCCGGATCGTGCTCGAGCGGATCGGGCCGGCCGAGTAG
- a CDS encoding GNAT family N-acetyltransferase: MNRDDLMLTGPRVRLRSTREEDLPRLLAILREPAVAKHWSEADDDFDRRELLSGDDADGAERITTFVILLDDEVIGWIAGWEKLHRDYRHAGIDLFLTTAHQGKGYGGEAIGLVCRYLFDVRGHHRITIDPAADNVRAIRSYERVGFRRVGVMRAYERGPDGSYHDGMLLDLLPEDLRAD; this comes from the coding sequence ATGAACCGTGATGACCTGATGCTGACGGGGCCCCGTGTCCGCTTGCGGTCAACTCGCGAAGAGGACCTTCCGAGACTCCTTGCCATCCTGCGCGAGCCCGCCGTTGCGAAGCACTGGAGCGAAGCGGACGATGACTTCGATCGGCGCGAGCTTCTCTCAGGTGATGACGCCGACGGCGCCGAGCGGATAACCACCTTCGTGATTCTTCTGGATGACGAGGTGATTGGCTGGATTGCCGGATGGGAGAAGTTGCATCGCGACTACCGCCACGCCGGGATCGACCTCTTTCTCACGACGGCGCATCAGGGGAAGGGATACGGCGGGGAGGCCATTGGTCTGGTCTGTCGCTACTTGTTCGACGTGCGGGGGCACCATCGGATCACGATCGACCCTGCGGCCGACAACGTTCGCGCCATCCGGAGCTATGAAAGAGTTGGTTTCAGGCGCGTGGGTGTGATGCGCGCCTACGAGCGGGGCCCCGACGGGAGCTATCACGACGGGATGCTCCTGGATCTGCTGCCGGAAGACTTACGCGCTGATTGA